The Pseudarthrobacter sulfonivorans genome includes a window with the following:
- a CDS encoding peptide ABC transporter substrate-binding protein translates to MRFTRTSKALGMVAIAALALTGCGAGGGSNDGASQSAGDPNKVITAYSNEPQNPLLPANTNEVYGGRVVELLFEGLRSYDADGKPVNSLAESIESTDAQNWTIKVKQGQTFTNGEAITAKTFVDSWNFAANSKNLQNNGFFFESIAGYADVSAVTTETAADGKTTTTPAPTAETMSGLTATDDSTLTVKLAQPEADWSLRLGYSAFFPLPSAALADPKAFGENPVGNGPYKFEKTGSWVHDQSISLVKNADYSGPRESKNGGVTFKFYTDPGPAYTDLQGNNLDVTDVLPSNALKTYVTDFQDRNATKPVATDSTLNIPGYNPNFQGEAGKLRRQALSYAINREEIAKVVFNGTRTPAKAFAPPVIDGFKADLKGSEVLKFDAAKAKELWAQAEKIKPYDGSKPLQIASNTDGGNKEWIDAVANGFKNNLGIQAEIQPFAKFAEVLNLRKSQSLPGLSRAGWQGDYPSLYNFLGPVWATGASSNYEKYSNPAFDKLLQEGLAAKTTDEANAKFNQAQEILFEDLPGLPLWDQAKPIVWSENVVKAETGWNGGILYYNITAK, encoded by the coding sequence ATGCGTTTCACGCGCACTTCCAAAGCACTCGGCATGGTGGCGATCGCTGCCCTTGCCCTGACCGGCTGCGGCGCCGGAGGCGGCAGCAATGATGGTGCCAGCCAGTCGGCCGGTGATCCCAACAAGGTGATCACCGCGTACAGCAACGAACCACAGAACCCGTTGCTGCCGGCAAATACGAACGAAGTTTACGGCGGCCGCGTTGTCGAGCTGCTCTTCGAAGGCCTTCGCAGCTACGACGCCGACGGCAAGCCGGTCAACTCGCTTGCAGAGTCCATTGAGTCGACTGACGCCCAGAACTGGACCATCAAGGTCAAGCAGGGCCAGACGTTCACGAACGGCGAAGCGATCACCGCCAAGACGTTCGTTGATTCCTGGAACTTCGCGGCGAACTCCAAGAACCTGCAGAACAACGGATTCTTCTTTGAGTCCATCGCGGGCTATGCAGATGTCTCGGCCGTGACCACCGAAACAGCGGCTGATGGCAAGACCACCACCACGCCGGCGCCCACCGCCGAAACGATGTCAGGTCTGACGGCTACAGACGATTCGACCCTCACGGTGAAGCTGGCACAGCCGGAAGCCGACTGGTCGCTCCGCCTTGGCTACTCAGCCTTCTTCCCGCTGCCGTCCGCAGCGCTGGCGGATCCGAAGGCCTTCGGCGAAAACCCGGTAGGCAACGGTCCGTACAAGTTCGAAAAGACCGGTTCCTGGGTACATGACCAGTCGATCTCCCTCGTCAAGAACGCTGACTACAGCGGTCCCCGCGAATCGAAGAACGGCGGCGTGACCTTCAAGTTCTACACGGATCCGGGCCCCGCATACACGGATCTTCAGGGCAACAACCTGGACGTCACCGACGTCCTGCCGTCCAACGCACTGAAGACCTACGTCACGGACTTCCAGGACCGCAACGCCACCAAGCCGGTTGCCACTGACTCCACGCTGAACATCCCGGGCTACAACCCGAACTTCCAGGGTGAAGCCGGCAAGCTGCGCCGCCAGGCACTGTCCTACGCCATCAACCGCGAAGAGATCGCCAAGGTTGTCTTCAACGGAACACGTACCCCGGCCAAGGCCTTCGCACCGCCGGTGATCGACGGTTTCAAGGCAGACCTCAAGGGCAGCGAAGTCCTGAAGTTTGATGCAGCCAAGGCAAAGGAACTCTGGGCCCAGGCCGAGAAGATCAAGCCGTACGACGGCTCCAAGCCCCTGCAGATTGCCTCCAACACCGATGGTGGCAACAAGGAATGGATCGATGCCGTAGCCAACGGCTTCAAGAACAACCTCGGCATCCAGGCCGAAATCCAGCCGTTCGCCAAGTTCGCTGAAGTGCTGAACCTGCGCAAGTCCCAGTCCCTCCCGGGTCTGAGCCGCGCCGGCTGGCAGGGCGACTACCCGTCGCTCTACAACTTCCTCGGACCGGTCTGGGCAACTGGCGCGTCCTCCAACTACGAGAAGTACTCGAACCCCGCGTTCGACAAGCTGCTCCAGGAAGGACTTGCCGCCAAGACCACCGACGAGGCGAACGCCAAGTTCAACCAGGCCCAGGAGATCCTCTTCGAGGACCTGCCCGGACTGCCGCTCTGGGACCAGGCAAAGCCGATTGTGTGGAGCGAAAACGTTGTGAAGGCCGAAACCGGCTGGAATGGCGGAATCCTCTACTACAACATCACGGCCAAGTAG
- a CDS encoding ABC transporter permease, with protein sequence MVRFILKRLLQVIPVFIGTTLLVYYMVFALPGDPIAALFGDRQPPQAVIDTLRSQYHLDEPFWVQYGLFLQNLFTFNLGNDFTGQPIAASLARVFPVTAMLAVEALAIQAIFGVAFGVFAGLRRGGWFDSTVLVVSLVVIAVPTFVLGFVFQLVFGVQLGWAKPTVGANADWGSLLLPAVVLGLVSFAYVLRLTRASVSENMNADYVRTATAKGLSRPRVVIAHILRNSLIPVVTYLGANLGGLMGGAIVTEGIFNVPGVGNKLYQAVLRSEGPTIVSIVSVLVLVFVVANLLVDLLYAWLDPRIRYDQ encoded by the coding sequence GTGGTCCGCTTCATTCTGAAACGACTCCTCCAAGTGATCCCCGTCTTCATCGGCACCACGCTTCTGGTTTATTACATGGTCTTCGCCCTTCCAGGCGATCCCATTGCGGCGCTCTTCGGAGACCGCCAGCCCCCGCAGGCAGTCATCGATACCCTGCGCAGCCAGTACCACTTGGACGAACCTTTCTGGGTCCAGTACGGGCTCTTCCTGCAGAACCTCTTCACGTTCAACCTCGGCAACGACTTCACCGGCCAGCCCATCGCGGCAAGCTTGGCTCGGGTCTTCCCCGTGACGGCAATGCTCGCCGTAGAAGCACTGGCCATCCAGGCAATCTTCGGAGTGGCCTTCGGCGTCTTCGCCGGTCTCCGCCGCGGCGGCTGGTTTGACTCCACCGTCCTGGTGGTTTCGCTGGTTGTCATCGCGGTCCCCACATTTGTTCTGGGTTTCGTTTTTCAACTCGTCTTTGGCGTGCAACTCGGCTGGGCAAAACCCACCGTCGGCGCCAACGCCGATTGGGGCAGCCTGCTGCTTCCGGCAGTGGTCCTGGGCCTGGTGTCGTTCGCCTATGTACTCCGCCTGACCCGCGCCTCTGTCAGCGAAAACATGAATGCCGACTACGTGCGAACTGCCACCGCCAAAGGCCTGTCACGGCCGCGGGTGGTCATCGCACACATCCTGCGTAACTCGTTGATCCCGGTGGTGACGTACCTGGGCGCCAACCTTGGCGGGCTGATGGGCGGTGCGATCGTGACGGAGGGCATTTTCAACGTCCCCGGCGTCGGCAACAAGCTCTACCAGGCCGTCCTGCGCAGCGAAGGCCCCACCATCGTTTCCATCGTCAGCGTTCTGGTGCTGGTCTTCGTGGTGGCCAACCTGCTCGTTGATCTCCTGTATGCCTGGCTTGACCCGAGGATCCGTTATGACCAGTAA
- a CDS encoding ABC transporter permease has translation MTSNNSHFVAPIDETPLLATDTVKTDQAPLSLWSDAWRKLRRRPLFIISALLIVALAVVALFPGLFSSVAPNDGCVLANSEGGPTDGHPFGFTFQGCDIYSRVVHGTQASLSVGLLSVLCVLVVGVTVGALAGYYGGWIDAVLARLGDIFFALPLILGALVITQLPFFRENKSVWSVVFVIALLAWPQMARITRGAVIEVRNADFVTAARSLGVSKFGALVRHVLPNALAPIIVLATLELGVFIVAEATLSFLGIGLPQSIMSWGNDIAGAQASIRTRPEIMLYPAAALSITVLSFIMLGDAVRDALDPKSRQR, from the coding sequence ATGACCAGTAATAACAGCCACTTTGTGGCGCCCATCGACGAAACTCCGTTGCTGGCAACCGACACCGTCAAGACTGACCAGGCACCCCTGAGTCTTTGGTCGGACGCCTGGCGCAAGCTCCGCCGTCGGCCGCTGTTCATTATTTCGGCGCTGCTCATCGTGGCCCTTGCTGTGGTGGCGCTGTTCCCGGGCCTTTTTTCGTCCGTTGCTCCGAACGACGGCTGCGTACTGGCTAATTCGGAAGGCGGTCCCACAGACGGGCATCCCTTCGGCTTCACCTTCCAGGGCTGCGACATCTATTCCCGCGTCGTCCACGGAACCCAGGCTTCGCTTTCAGTGGGTCTGCTCTCCGTGCTCTGCGTCCTGGTTGTCGGCGTGACCGTTGGCGCCCTTGCGGGCTACTACGGCGGCTGGATCGATGCCGTGCTTGCCCGCCTCGGCGACATCTTCTTTGCGCTGCCCCTGATTCTTGGTGCGCTGGTGATCACCCAGTTGCCCTTTTTCCGTGAAAACAAGAGCGTTTGGAGCGTCGTGTTTGTCATCGCGCTCCTGGCCTGGCCGCAGATGGCACGTATCACGCGCGGCGCGGTCATTGAAGTGCGCAATGCCGACTTTGTGACGGCCGCCCGCTCACTGGGCGTTTCAAAGTTTGGCGCGCTGGTCCGCCACGTCCTCCCTAACGCCTTGGCACCGATTATCGTCCTGGCCACCCTGGAACTGGGCGTCTTCATCGTCGCGGAAGCCACCCTGTCCTTCCTGGGCATCGGCCTGCCGCAGAGCATCATGTCCTGGGGCAACGACATCGCGGGTGCACAGGCTTCCATTCGAACCAGGCCGGAAATCATGCTCTATCCGGCGGCGGCGCTGTCCATTACCGTTCTGAGCTTTATTATGCTCGGCGACGCGGTACGTGACGCCCTCGATCCCAAGAGCCGGCAGCGATGA
- a CDS encoding dipeptide ABC transporter ATP-binding protein, translating to MTTPEIHIDEAGHAGVKPLLEIRDLAITFTTGSGEVQAVRNAHLTIMPGETVAIVGESGSGKSTTALAAIGLLPNNGRVSAGQILLDGEDIAHATEQRMIELRGNTIGMVPQDPMSNLNPVWKIGYQVKETLRANGRPSGPDDIAQVLSEAGLPDAHRRAKQYPHEFSGGMRQRALIAIGLSCQPRLLIADEPTSALDVTVQRQILDHLETMTTDLGTAVLLITHDLGLAAERADKVVVMYRGQVVEAGPSLALLQNPQHPYTKRLVESAPSLASRRIQVAKEQGLEASDLLAPAAEAAAADNVLQIQDLRKVYKLRQGLGKTTDFAAVDGVSFDVKRGTTTAIVGESGSGKSTVAKMVLQLEKPTDGKILFDGVDTSLLKAPELFKFRRRVQPIFQDPYGSLDPMYNIFRTIEEPLRVHRIGDAAGREKKVRELLDQVALPQSTMQRYPNELSGGQRQRVAIARALALDPEVIICDEAVSALDVLVQAQVLNLLADLQANLGLTYLFITHDLAVVRQIADHVCVMEKGKLVETGSTDDVFESPQQEYTKALLNAIPGAKLMLPPEVA from the coding sequence ATGACCACTCCAGAAATCCACATCGATGAGGCCGGGCATGCGGGAGTGAAACCGCTGCTGGAAATCCGCGACCTGGCCATCACGTTCACCACCGGCAGCGGTGAAGTCCAGGCCGTCCGCAACGCGCACCTCACCATCATGCCGGGCGAAACAGTGGCTATCGTGGGGGAGTCGGGCTCGGGCAAGTCGACGACGGCACTCGCCGCCATCGGCCTGCTGCCCAACAACGGCCGCGTTTCCGCCGGGCAGATCCTGCTCGACGGCGAGGACATTGCCCACGCCACGGAGCAGCGGATGATCGAACTGCGGGGCAATACGATCGGCATGGTCCCGCAGGACCCGATGTCCAACCTGAACCCGGTCTGGAAAATCGGCTACCAGGTCAAGGAAACCCTCCGCGCCAACGGACGGCCCAGTGGACCGGATGATATCGCCCAAGTGCTGTCCGAGGCGGGACTGCCGGATGCCCACCGGCGCGCCAAGCAGTATCCGCATGAGTTCTCCGGGGGTATGCGCCAGCGCGCCCTCATTGCCATCGGGCTGTCCTGCCAGCCGCGCCTGCTGATCGCGGATGAGCCGACGTCGGCACTGGACGTCACGGTCCAGCGGCAGATCCTGGATCATCTGGAGACCATGACCACGGACCTGGGCACAGCAGTCCTGCTTATCACCCATGATCTGGGGTTGGCGGCCGAGCGTGCTGACAAGGTGGTGGTGATGTACCGGGGCCAGGTGGTGGAGGCAGGTCCTTCGCTGGCGTTGCTCCAGAACCCGCAGCATCCGTATACCAAGCGGCTGGTTGAGTCTGCGCCGTCACTGGCGAGCCGAAGGATCCAGGTCGCCAAGGAGCAGGGTCTCGAAGCGTCAGACCTGCTGGCTCCTGCTGCGGAGGCAGCTGCCGCGGACAACGTCCTGCAGATCCAGGACCTGCGCAAGGTCTACAAGCTCCGCCAGGGGCTGGGGAAAACGACGGACTTCGCGGCCGTTGACGGGGTGAGCTTCGATGTCAAAAGGGGTACCACCACCGCTATCGTGGGGGAGTCCGGCTCGGGCAAGTCCACCGTGGCAAAAATGGTGCTTCAGCTCGAAAAGCCTACCGATGGGAAGATCCTTTTCGACGGCGTCGACACGTCGTTGCTGAAGGCGCCTGAACTTTTCAAGTTCAGGCGGCGGGTGCAGCCCATTTTCCAGGATCCGTACGGTTCCCTGGACCCGATGTACAACATCTTCCGCACCATCGAAGAGCCGTTGCGCGTCCACAGGATTGGTGACGCGGCCGGCCGCGAGAAGAAGGTCCGGGAACTCCTGGACCAGGTGGCACTGCCGCAGTCCACCATGCAGCGGTACCCGAACGAGCTCTCCGGCGGGCAGCGGCAGCGCGTTGCCATTGCCCGTGCTCTGGCACTGGATCCGGAGGTGATCATCTGTGACGAAGCAGTGTCAGCCCTGGATGTGCTGGTCCAGGCGCAGGTGCTGAACCTGCTCGCGGACCTGCAGGCCAACCTCGGGCTGACCTACCTCTTTATCACCCATGACCTGGCTGTGGTGCGGCAGATTGCCGACCACGTCTGTGTGATGGAAAAGGGCAAGCTGGTGGAGACCGGTTCCACGGACGATGTCTTCGAGTCCCCTCAGCAGGAGTACACCAAAGCACTGCTCAATGCCATTCCCGGTGCGAAGCTGATGCTTCCGCCCGAAGTGGCCTGA
- a CDS encoding SGNH/GDSL hydrolase family protein, with protein MRKASALTRFVASGIAVAALLGGCGQTPAATPDSGVPSPAQAAAAGAYQARGGDPLGLSPGSVYRNPASGRDEVVVPDMRHTALLIGDSQSEPTDGWPRLGLAAVGYKVHFCGLGGTGFVASNGKTGNYIDALQRGDWKLPYGTPALIVIQGGGNDAAHGATDAQIVANADRLIGALRERYPGARMAMIGTLARGANYGGGRRTQVDALLGTVSARNGIPFVGVGDWLSKYNLAKNLADAVHMDAAGRRSLGGLLGSRLRQLGLEGPSLDGTVPVAAPPATPAD; from the coding sequence ATGCGAAAAGCCTCGGCTCTGACCCGCTTTGTCGCCTCTGGAATCGCGGTAGCCGCGCTCCTGGGCGGCTGCGGACAGACCCCAGCAGCCACACCGGACTCCGGCGTGCCATCCCCGGCGCAGGCGGCAGCGGCCGGCGCATACCAGGCCCGCGGTGGCGATCCGCTCGGCCTGTCTCCCGGTTCTGTCTACCGCAACCCGGCCAGCGGGCGTGACGAGGTGGTGGTGCCGGACATGCGGCACACTGCCCTCCTGATCGGCGATTCCCAATCCGAACCTACTGACGGGTGGCCACGTCTTGGCCTTGCCGCCGTTGGCTACAAAGTCCACTTCTGCGGGCTCGGAGGAACGGGATTCGTGGCATCAAACGGCAAGACGGGCAACTACATCGACGCCTTGCAGCGCGGCGACTGGAAGCTGCCGTACGGGACGCCCGCGCTGATCGTCATCCAGGGCGGCGGCAACGATGCCGCGCACGGCGCTACCGATGCCCAGATCGTGGCCAACGCCGACCGGCTGATCGGCGCACTCCGGGAACGCTATCCAGGCGCCAGGATGGCCATGATCGGCACCCTGGCCCGCGGCGCCAACTACGGTGGCGGGCGGAGGACCCAGGTGGACGCGCTGCTGGGCACGGTGTCCGCCAGGAACGGCATACCCTTTGTGGGCGTGGGCGACTGGCTGTCGAAGTACAACCTCGCGAAGAACCTGGCAGATGCCGTCCACATGGATGCCGCAGGCCGCAGGTCACTGGGCGGGCTGCTTGGATCCAGGCTCAGGCAGTTAGGCCTCGAAGGCCCATCGCTGGACGGCACAGTCCCGGTGGCAGCTCCCCCAGCCACCCCGGCGGACTGA
- the typA gene encoding translational GTPase TypA: protein MSETTTNTAVATASRSDLRNVAIVAHVDHGKTTLVDAMLKQTNSFAEHNHLEDRVMDSGDLEREKGITILAKNTTVAYNGPSSNGETITINVIDTPGHADFGGEVERGLSMVDGVVLLVDASEGPLPQTRFVLRKALAAHLPVILLVNKTDRPDARIEEVVHESMDLLLGLASDLADEVPDLDLDKILEVPVVYAAAKVGRASLDQPADGSAPDNEDLEPLFKTIIEHIPAPTYNPNGVLQAHVTNLDASPFLGRLALLRIYNGTLRKGQTVAWARANGELKNVKITELLATKALDRVPTESAGPGEIVAVAGIEEITIGETLTDVDNPQPLPLITVDDPAISMTIGINTSPLAGRVKGAKVTARQVKDRLDKELIGNVSIKVLPTERPDAWEVQGRGELALAILVEQMRREGFELTVGKPQVVTRTVDGKIHEPMEHMTIDVPEEYLGAVTQLMAARKGRMTNMANHGTGWCRMEFIVPARGLIGFRTKFLTDTRGAGIAASISEGYEPWAGPIEYRTNGSMVADRAGVVTPFAMINLQERGSFFVRPTSEVYEGQIVGENSRADDMDVNITKEKKLTNMRAASSDTFENLTPPRDLTLEESLEFAREDECVEVTPESIRIRKLILDVNQRAKSTRARAKA, encoded by the coding sequence ATGTCTGAAACCACCACCAACACCGCGGTAGCCACTGCATCGCGCAGTGACCTCCGCAACGTCGCGATCGTGGCCCACGTTGACCACGGCAAGACCACTCTGGTCGACGCCATGCTCAAGCAGACCAACTCCTTTGCCGAACACAACCACCTCGAAGACCGCGTCATGGACTCCGGTGACCTGGAACGCGAAAAGGGCATCACCATCCTGGCCAAGAACACCACCGTGGCCTACAACGGACCGTCCTCCAACGGTGAAACCATCACCATCAACGTCATCGACACCCCCGGCCACGCCGACTTCGGCGGCGAAGTAGAGCGCGGCCTGTCCATGGTGGACGGCGTTGTACTCCTCGTGGACGCTTCCGAGGGCCCGCTGCCCCAGACCCGCTTTGTGCTGCGCAAGGCCCTGGCCGCGCACCTGCCGGTTATCCTCCTCGTCAACAAGACAGACCGCCCCGACGCCCGCATCGAGGAAGTTGTCCACGAGTCGATGGACCTCCTCCTGGGCCTCGCCTCGGACCTCGCCGACGAAGTTCCGGACCTGGACCTGGACAAGATCCTTGAAGTACCGGTCGTCTATGCAGCAGCGAAGGTAGGCCGCGCCTCCCTGGACCAGCCCGCCGACGGCTCCGCTCCGGACAATGAGGACCTTGAGCCGTTGTTCAAGACCATCATCGAGCACATCCCGGCTCCGACATACAACCCGAACGGCGTGCTCCAGGCACACGTCACCAACCTGGACGCCTCCCCGTTCCTGGGCCGTCTTGCCCTGCTCCGCATCTACAACGGCACCCTGCGCAAGGGCCAGACCGTTGCCTGGGCCCGCGCCAACGGCGAGCTCAAGAACGTCAAGATCACCGAACTGCTGGCCACCAAGGCACTGGACCGTGTTCCCACCGAGTCTGCAGGCCCGGGCGAAATCGTCGCCGTCGCCGGCATCGAGGAAATCACCATTGGTGAAACCCTGACCGATGTCGACAACCCGCAGCCGCTGCCGCTGATCACCGTGGACGATCCCGCGATCTCCATGACCATCGGTATCAACACCTCGCCGCTGGCCGGCCGGGTCAAGGGCGCCAAGGTCACGGCCCGCCAGGTTAAGGACCGCCTGGACAAGGAACTGATCGGTAACGTCTCCATCAAGGTTCTCCCCACCGAGCGTCCCGACGCCTGGGAAGTCCAGGGCCGTGGCGAGCTCGCGCTGGCCATCCTGGTCGAGCAGATGCGCCGTGAAGGCTTCGAACTGACTGTCGGCAAGCCGCAGGTTGTTACCCGGACCGTCGACGGCAAGATCCACGAGCCGATGGAACACATGACCATCGACGTGCCGGAAGAGTACCTCGGCGCCGTCACCCAGCTGATGGCCGCCCGCAAGGGACGCATGACCAACATGGCCAACCACGGCACCGGCTGGTGCCGCATGGAGTTCATCGTTCCGGCCCGTGGCCTGATCGGGTTCCGCACCAAGTTCCTCACGGACACCCGCGGCGCCGGCATCGCAGCCTCCATCTCCGAGGGCTACGAGCCCTGGGCCGGCCCGATCGAGTACCGCACCAACGGTTCGATGGTGGCCGACCGCGCCGGAGTTGTGACGCCGTTCGCCATGATCAACCTGCAGGAACGTGGCTCCTTCTTCGTTCGCCCCACCTCCGAGGTTTACGAAGGCCAGATCGTCGGCGAGAACTCCCGCGCCGACGACATGGACGTCAACATCACCAAGGAAAAGAAGCTCACCAACATGCGTGCCGCTTCCTCGGACACCTTCGAGAACCTGACGCCGCCGCGCGACCTGACCCTCGAAGAGTCCCTCGAATTCGCCCGCGAAGACGAGTGCGTCGAGGTCACCCCGGAGTCCATCCGCATCCGGAAGCTCATCCTGGACGTCAACCAGCGCGCCAAGTCCACCCGGGCACGCGCCAAGGCCTAG
- the fdxA gene encoding ferredoxin produces MTYVIAQPCVDVKDKACIEECPVDCIYEGERSLYIHPDECVDCGACEPVCPVEAIYYEDDTPEEWADYYKANVEFFDDLGSPGGAAKVGNTGKDHPMIAALPLQNQDH; encoded by the coding sequence GTGACGTACGTAATCGCGCAGCCGTGTGTAGATGTCAAGGACAAGGCATGTATCGAGGAATGCCCCGTTGACTGCATCTATGAGGGTGAGCGTTCCTTGTACATCCACCCCGATGAGTGTGTCGACTGTGGTGCCTGCGAGCCGGTGTGCCCGGTGGAAGCCATCTACTACGAGGATGACACCCCCGAAGAGTGGGCCGACTACTACAAGGCCAACGTCGAATTCTTCGATGACCTGGGCTCGCCCGGTGGCGCCGCCAAGGTGGGCAACACGGGCAAGGATCACCCGATGATCGCCGCCCTGCCGCTGCAGAACCAAGACCACTGA